A stretch of DNA from Gymnodinialimonas sp. 57CJ19:
GCGGGCCATGCGCCATGCCGATGGTAGCCTCGTGCGGGCCCACGGTGGCGGGCGTGGCGCGCCGGGGCGCCTGATCGGAGCGCTGGTGCAATCGGGCGTCCGGCCTGCGAGGATCAAGGGCTTAGCCATGGGCTATGCCCGCATGGCCTCGGGCCGGGTGACGGTGATCGCCGATGCCGCGCCGCCAATGATGGGACCGGGATCAACCAATGCCCACGCGGGCACCTTGGCGTTTGAAATGGCCTCGGCCAATCACCCCGTTATCGTGAACGCGGGCTCTGGCGCGGCGTTCGGGGCCGACTGGCGGCGGGCCGGACGGGCAACGGTCAGCCATTCCACCGTGTCGCTTGAGGGATATTCCTCGTCCCGGTTCGCTCACAAAGCCTCAGACGTCCCGCCCGAGCGGCAGGGTTTTGCCGAAGGGCCGACCGATGTGTCGATCCAAGTGTCGGAAATCGCCGGGGGAGAAGGCATCGTGCTGTCCCACGACGGCTGGCGACGCACCCATGGGCTGGTGCATTTGCGGTCCCTGACGTTGGAAGACAACGGCAACCTGTTGCGCGGCGAAGATGGGTTGGCGGCGCTGGACGGCGATGACCGCAACCGGTTCACCCGGGTCAATCGCAACCTGCCCTCGGACGTGGGCCTGCGTTTTGCCGCAAGGTTTCATTTGCACCCCGATGTGGTGGTGGAATTGGACATGGGCGGCGCGGCGATCTCGCTGACACTGCCCACCGATGAGGTCTGGGTCTTCCGCCACGGCGGCGAGGCCGAGATGTCGATCATGCCCTCGATTTATTTCGACGACACCCGCCTGAGGCCCCGCGCGACAAAACAGATCGTTTTAACGTCTCGGGTCAGGGGGTATGGAGCGGCTGTCAGCTGGTCCATCGCCCGCCCCTCTGCGTTGCTGCCAGCCCCAGACCTGTCCTTGTGAAGACCACGGGGACGCTGCCTTGAAGGATTGCCCATGACGAACCCCGCCCCCCTGAACCGTGCCCTGCTGTCCGTGTCTGACAAGACCGGCCTGATCGAATTCGCCAGTGACCTGGCTGCGCGGGGGGTTGATTTGCTGTCCACCGGGGGCACCGCCAAGGCGTTGCGTGAAGCGGGCCTGCCGGTGCGCGATGTGTCCGAGGTGACAGGCTTTCCCGAGATGATGGATGGCCGCGTCAAGACATTGCACCCGATGATCCACGGCGGCCTTTTGGCCCTGCGCGACAACAAGGATCACCAAACGGCGATGCAGGAACATGGCATTGGCGCGATCGACCTGTTGGTGGTGAACCTCTATCCGTTCGAGGAAACCGTGGCCAAGGGCGCGGATTACGACACCTGCATCGAGAACATCGACATCGGCGGCCCGGCGATGATCCGCGCGGCAGCCAAGAACCACGGCGCGGTGACGGTCCTGACAAGCCCCGCGCAATACGCGGGCCTGCTGGAAGAGTTGGACGCCGAGAAAGGCACGTCGTTCCCGTTCCGCCAGCGCATGGCGCAAGCGGCTTACGCCCGCACGGCGGCTTATGACGCGGCGGTCTCCTCTTGGATGGCGGGCGCGGCCGGGATCGAGACACCCCCGCATCGCGCTTTCGCGGGCACCTTGGCGCAGGAAATGCGTTACGGCGAGAACCCGCACCAGAAGGCAGCGTTCTACCACGACGGCTCGGCCCGCCCCGGCGTGGCCACGGCAGCGCAGCATCAGGGCAAGGCGCTGAGCTATAACAACATCAACGACACCGACGCGGCGTTTGAGCTGGTGTCCGAGTTCGCCCCGGCGGACGGTCCCGCCGTGGCGATCATCAAGCACGCCAACCCTTCGGGCGTGGCGCGGGGTGCCACTCTGGTCGAAGCGTACCGGGCAGCGTTTGACTGCGACCGGACCAGCGCGTTCGGCGGTATCGTGGCCCTGAACCAGAAGCTGGACGCCGCAACCGCGGAAGAAATCGTGCAGATCTTCACCGAGGTCGTGATCGCCCCCGATGCCGATGAAGACGCCAAGGCGATCTTCGCGGCCAAGAAGAACCTGCGCCTGTTGACCACGGGCGGCTTGCCCAACCCTCGTGCGCCGATGGTGGCCTACAAGCAGGTCGCGGGCGGCTTGTTGGTGCAAGACAAGGACACCGGGTTCGTGGCGGCGGATGATTTGAAGGTGGTGACGAAACGCACGCCGTCCGATCAGGAAATGACCGACCTGCGCTTTTCCTGGACCGTGGCCAAGCACACGAAATCCAACGCGATCATCTACGCCAAAGGCGGCGCGACGGTGGGGATCGGCGCGGGCCAGATGAGCCGCGTTGACAGCTCGACCATCGCGGCGTTGAAGGCGGCCCGAATGGGCACGGAATGCGGCATGGCGGACACGCCCGCGAAGGGCTCGGTTGTCGCATCTGATGCGTTTTTCCCCTTTGCCGATGGCTTGCTGGCAGCGGCAGAGGCGGGCGCCACTGCGGTGATCCAGCCCGGCGGCTCGATGCGCGATGACGAGGTGATCGCCGCGGCAGATGACGCGGGCTTGGCGATGGTGTTTACAGGTATGCGCCACTTCCGGCACTAACGGCATTTGGGGCGCAACGGCGCCTCGGCTCATGCCTCCTCGCCGGTGCGGCGGGGAGAGATAGGATAAAACGATGAGGCTTGTGATATTGAGCGCGGCGTTCTGGTTCGTGATTGATCAGGGGTCCAAGTATGGCGTGCTCTATGGCCTCAACCTGATTGAGCGCATCCATATGGAGGTGTTTCCGCCGTTTCTGGTGTTCCACCTTGGCTGGAATACGGGGATCAACTTTGGCATCCTTGCGGGCGGGCCCGAGGTGACGCGTTACGGGCTTGTGGTGCTGGCGCTGCTGATCTGCGGCTGGTTGCTTTATTGGGCGAAGACCGGGCTGACGCGGCCTTTGGCGCTGATCAGCGCGGGCGCGGTGATTGGCGGAGCGCTTGGTAACGCGCTGGATCGGGTGATCCACGGGGCGGTGATCGACTTTCTCAACATGTCGTGTTGCGGGTTCCAGAACCCCTATACCTTCAATATCGCCGATATCGGCGTGGTTGTCGGGGCCATTGGCTTGCTCCTGTTCGCAGATCCGGCAAAAAAGGCGGCGTAATGCCGGGATGGAGATAACCCCGTGACGGGCGTTTGAAGATGCGCTAGACCAAGCGCCAAGGAGACTTCGATGGCTATGCGCGCAACACTTCTGGTTCTGATGACCGCCACGATCGGGCTGACCGCCTGCTCGAACGGCACGCCCACGCTTATGAACCTGCGCAACACCGAGTCCGGGCCCGATGAATTTGCCATCGTCCCCACCAATGATCTGGAATTGCCCGCCGATCGCAGCACTCTGCCAACGCCCACCTTGGGTGGCACCAACCGCGCTGATCCGACGCCCGAGGCCGATGCTATCGCAGCCCTTGGCGGCAATATCGCGCGCGCCAATGCCAACGCAGGCGGGCTGATCAACCACGCGTCCCGCTTCGGCGTTGCCCCCGACATTCGCGGCACCCTTGCCGCCGAAGATCTGGCGTTCCGGCAGAATAACGGTGGCCGTGTGCTGGAGCGTCTGTTCCAGAACAACGTCTACTTCCGGGCCTACCGCCGCCAAGCCTTGGATCGCTACGCCGAGCTGGAGCGGTTGCGCCGTTCCGGTGTGCAAACCCCAAGCGCCCCGCCGCCCGGCCTCTGACGCCCCCGGATATCGCCCGCCCCCAATGCCCCCTCTGGCCCCCGCCAAAGGGCTCTTTTGCGCTGATCCAACGGCAAAGATCGACCGTGGCCTACGGCATTCCTTACTGCCTTCCGCGTCACGTCTGCGTCAGGAGTGTTGATGCGCCCGTGAAACCCCATACATTCACTCCCAACGATCCAAAGCCCCGGAGACCTCCTTCATGATCCGCCCCCATCTGGCAGGCCTCGGCCTTGCTCTCGGCCTTACAGCCCTGCCGCTTGCGGCCAATGCCGCCGGTGAAGTTACCGAATTCACCCTTGATAACGGGATGCAGGTGGTTGTGATCGAAGATCACCGTAGCGCTGCTGTGACCCATATGGTCTGGTACCGCGCGGGTTCTGCCGATGAAATGCCGGGCCAATCGGGGATCGCTCATTTTCTTGAGCACCTGATGTTCAAAGCCACCGACGATCTGGAATCCCGTGAATTTTCGCGCATCGTTGAAGAAAACGGCGGGTCGGACAATGCGTTCACTTCCTGGGATTATACCGCCTATCATCAGCACATCGCCGCGGATCGTCTGGGTCTGATGATGATGATGGAAGCCGACCGGATGCGTGATTTGGTCTTTGATGAGGATGAAGTCGCCACCGAGCGGCAGGTGATTCTGGAAGAACGCGCCCAACGAACCGACACCTCGCCCGGCGCCTTGTTCAACGAACAATTGTCGGCGGCCACGTACCTCAACCATCCCTACGGTCGCCCGATCATCGGCTGGCGCCACGAGATGGAAGAGTTGAGCCTTCAAGACGCCCGCGATTGGTACGGGACGCACTACCATCCCAACAATGCGATCCTTGTGGTAGCGGGCGACGCCACCCCCGAAGAGGTTCGCGCCCTGGCCGAAGAACATTACGGCCCGATCCCCGCGAACCCCGATATCGCAGCCGCCGAATCGCGCGAGCGCCCCACCGAGCCGCCCCACATCGCGCAGCGGCGCGTGACCTACGAGGACGCCCGTGTCGCCAACCCCTATGTCTCGATCGAATACCTCGCGCCGGAACGCAACGCGGGCGATCAGGAAGAGGCGGCAGCGCTGACGCTTCTGGCGGAAATCCTTGCAGGCTCGGGCTTCACCTCGGTTCTGCCACGGGAAATGCAGCTGGATGATGAACGCTCGCTCTTCGTGGGGGCCTATTACAGCGGCACCAGCCTTGATGAGACGACCTTTACCCTGATCAACATGCCCCTTCCCGGCACCTCTTTGGAACAGGCCGAGGCCGATCTTCTGGCCGAGATTGAGGAATTTCTGGAGGAAGGCATCGACCCCGCCCAGTTCGAGAGGATCAGGTTCCAGATCGAAGCCTCTCGCATCTACGAGGAAGACGATGCCTCGGGCCTTGCCCGTGCCTATGGGCGGGCTTTGACCTCGGGGCTGACCGTGGCCGATGTGCAGGCTTGGCCCGATGTGCTGGCCGCCACGACGATTGAAGACGTCATGGACGCGGCCCGAGAGATTTTCGGCCAAGACGCCACAACCATCGGCTACCTGATGCAGCCACCCCAAGATGAAACCGCCACCGCCACAGAGGAGGCATCCCAATGAGCGCTCGCCTGAAGCTGACCCGCCTGACCGCGCGGATCTTTGCCCCCTTGGCCGTGGCGCTGGCGTTTGCCGCACCGCTTCATGCCGATATCGTGGATATCCAATCGGTCACGTCCGAGGGCGGGATTGATGCCTGGCTGGTGGAAGATACCTCCATCCCCTTCGTGGCGCTTGATCTTTGGTTCACCGGCGGCGGCTCCATCGACGCGCCGGATGCGCGTGGGGCTGTGCATCTGATGACGGCCCTTCTGGAAGAGGGCGCGGGGGACATGGATGCGGCCACTTTCGCCGCTGAACTTGAAGGGCTTGCCGCCTCTTTCAGCTTCGACGTGTACCGCGATGAGCTGGTCATTTCAGTCCAGATGCTGACCCAGAACCGTGACGAGGTTCTGGCGCTTCTGCATGACGTGCTGATTGCCCCGCGTTTTGACGAAAGCGCGATTGAACGGGTACGCGGACAGGTCTTGTCGATCCTTGAAGGCGACGCCAATGACCCCGATACGATTGCCGGTGCCGAGTTCAACGCGCTGACCTTTGGCGATCATCCCTATGGCTCCCGTCTTGAGGGCACGCCGGAAAGCGTCGCCAGCCTGACCCGCGACGATCTGCTGGCCGCCCACCGCAGCGCACTGGTGCGCGACCGCGTGTCGGTCGGTGTGGCAGGCGACATGACCGCCGAAGACCTTGGGCCGATCCTTGATACGCTTCTGGGCGATCTGCCGCTGACTGATGTGCCCCTGCCCGAGGCGGCAGAGGTGTCAGACGAGGGCGGCATTACCGTGGTGGATTTCGAGACGCCGCAATCCTCCGTCTATTTCGGCCACGCGGGTATTGCCCGTGACGACCCCGATTTCTTCGCGGCCTTCGTGATGAACCAGGTTCTGGGTGGCGGGGGCTATCGGTCCCGGCTGATGGAAGAAGTGCGCGAACAGCGCGGGCTGACCTATGGGATCAGCACATGGCTCGGCCTCAGCCGATCCGCCCCCATGATGCAGGGCGGATTCTCATCCTCCAACGCTTTGGTGGCCGAGGCGATTGACGTGGTGCAGGCGCAATGGGCCGAGATCGCCGCCAACGGGATCACCGAGGCCGAGCTGGAGGCCGCACAGCAGTATATGACCGGGGCCTATCCGCTGCGCTTCGACGGCAACGGCACGATTGCGGGCATTCTGGCCGCGATGCAGGCCGACAATATGCCGATCGACTATATCGCCAGCCGCAATGACAATGTGCGGGCCGTGACAGTGGAAGATATCCAACGGGTCGCCGCAGAGCTTGTTGATAGTGACGCATTGCGCTTCGTGGTGGTGGGCCAACCCGAGGGGCTTGAAGCCTCCAACTGACGGCGGCAACGGGGCGGCGGGCCGAGGCCCGCCCGACCTGGCCTAAGCTGGCCGAAGCGTCTGTCACCCCGTTAACCAACCTACCCAGCTTAGTCCCTGGTGAGGCGCGGAATCGGTTCCCACCCCAAGGCCGCCTGTGCTACAGGTAGCGCCATGGCACATCCCACCCCCAACATATCCACAGGCATTGCCGATTCTGGCCGCCCTGTCATCCGGCAACTGGATGAAGCTGCCATTAACCGTATCGCCGCGGGTGAGGTGGTGGAGCGTCCAGCGTCCGCCGTGAAAGAGCTCGTGGAAAACGCGATTGACGCGGGCGCACGGCGCATCGTGGTAGAGGTCGCCCATGGCGGCAAAACGCTGATCCGCGTCTCCGATGACGGCTGCGGGATGGAGGCAGATGACCTGCCCATGGCCTTGTCGCGCCATGCAACGTCAAAGATCGACGGCACGGACCTTCTGAACATTCACTCGTTTGGGTTCAGGGGAGAGGCGCTGCCCTCCCTCGGGTCTGTCGGACGGCTCTGTATTACGTCCCGCGCCTCGGACGCGGGCCACATGATCCGTGTGACGGGCGGAGCCCATGAGGCGGTGAAGCCCGCAGCGTTGAACCGGGGCACCGTGGTTGAATTGCGTGATCTGTTTTTTGCCACGCCAGCGCGGCTCAAGTTTCTGCGCACGGACCGGGCCGAGATGCAGGCGATTTCTGATGTGGTGAAACGGTTGGCGATGGCCGAACCCTCCATCGGGTTCACGCTGAAGGATGTGACGGAGGTGGAGCGCGTGACGTTCCGCGTCGATCCCGAAAGCGGCGATCTGTTCGATGCGTTGCGTGGGCGATTGACGGCGATCATGGGCCGAGAGTTCACCGACAATGCGCTGGCCATTGATGCCGAGCGCGAAGGGCTGCACCTGAGGGGCTACGCCGCCCTGCCCACCTATTCCCGCGGCTCCGCCGTGGCGCAATTCCTGTTCGTGAACGGGCGGCTTGTGCGGGACAAGCTGCTGATCGGGGCGCTGAGGGCGGCCTATATGGATGTGTTGAGCCGAGACCGGCATCCGGCGGCCGTGCTGTTCATCGGTTGCCCGTCCGAGAGGGTGGATGTGAACGTGCATCCGGCGAAATCCGAGGTGCGGTTCAGGGAGCCTACCGCCGCACGGTCGTTGATTGTGACGGGGTTGCGCCATGCCTTGGCCGAAGCCGGGCATCGCGCGTCGTCCACCGTCGCTGACGCGACGTTGCAGGCGTTTCAGACGGCTCCTCAAGCGCCTCCTGCGGAGCCGCTTTCCTCGCCGCGCGTCTATCAGATGGACCGGACGGGCCAGCAGCGCGGTTTCGCGCCGATCCGGGGCATGGAGGAAGCGGCCCCGTCTTGGTCCGCCCCCTCGGCCCGCGTCGATGAAGCGGTGATCGACAGCGACGGTCCCTTGGGCGCCGCAAGGGCACAGGTCCACGAGAATTACATCATCGCGCAAACCCCCGGCGGCATTGTGGTGGTGGATCAGCACGCGGCCCACGAGCGGTTGGTGTACGAGCGGTTAAAGACTCAGATGGCCGAAAACGGTGTGGCGAGGCAGGCGTTGCTGATCCCCGAGATCATCACCCTTGGCACCGATGCGGACCGTCTGTTGGATCACGCGGCAGAGTTGGAGCGGTTTGGCCTGGTGATTGAACCGTTCGGGCCGGGCACCGTGGCGGTACGCGAAACCCCGGCCATTCTGGGGGAGATCAATGCCGAAGCGATGGTGCGCGATATCCTGGATGAATTGGCCGATCTGGGCGACAGCCAGACGGTACAAGCCCGGGTCGAGGCGGTGTTGAGCCGCGTGGCCTGCCACGGCTCCATCCGGTCAGGGCGGCAGATGCGGGCCGATGAGATGAACGCCCTGCTCCGCGAGATGGAGGCCACGCCGCTATCGGGCCAGTGCAACCACGGGCGGCCCACCTATGTGGAGCTGAAACTGGCAGATATTGAGCGGCTGTTCGGGCGCACGTGATTACTCTTGGCGAGATTTCGGTGGATCTGAGCGATCCGGTTGTATGGGCCGTTGTGGGCGGCGCGGTGGCGTTGGTCTTGTTGATGGTGCTGATCCTGTCGGGGTTGAAGGCCGCAAAACGATCCGCCTTGGCGGTGGAGCCGCTGGCGCACCACATGGCGGCATTGGGAAAGACGGTGCAGGCGTTAGGTCAGGGACAGGAGCGGCTGGCCGGTGGTTTGGCCGCGGTGTCGGACCATCAGGCGAGAGCACAGGCCTCGTTGCAGGAGGCGATGGAGCGGCGGTTGGAGGAGGTGCAGAAGGGCATGTCCGAAACGCTGCACGGGACGTCAACGCGCACGGCGCGGAGCCTTGGGGAATTGCAGCAGAAGCTGGAGCAGATCGACCGGGCGCAGGCGAAGATCGAAAAGCTCTCGGGCGATGTATTGGGGTTGCAGGATATCCTGTCGAACAAGCAACGGCGCGGGATGTTTGGGGAAATCCAACTGAACGATATCGTGTCCGGCGCCCTGCCACCGGACGCCTACGCGCTGCAAGCGACGCTATCGAACGGAAAGCGAGCAGATGTGTTGATTCATCTGCCGAACCCACCGGGGCCGATTGTGATCGACGCCAAGTTCCCGCTGGAGGCCTATGAGGCGTTGATGAGAGCCCCCAACGCCGAGGCTCAAGCACGGGCGTTGCGAGAGTTTGGGGCGGCGGTCCGGGTGCATATCAAGGCGATCTCGGAGAAATACATCATCGAGGGAGAGACCGCCGACGGGGCGCTGATGTTCCTGCCCTCAGAGGCTGTCTACGCCGAGTTACACGCACGCCTGCCCGAGGTCGTGAGGGCGGGGTTTGACGCAAGGGTCTGGATCGTATCGCCCACCACCTGCATGGCCACGCTGAACACAATGCGGGCGGTGATGAAGGACGCAAGGATGCGCGAGCAGGCCGGAGAGATCCGCAAAGCCTTGAAGCAATTGCACCGCGATGTGGAGATTGTCGGCGAGCGGGCGGGAAAGCTGGAAGCGCATTTGCGGCAGGCCGGGGACGACGTGGCCGGAATTTTGACCGCGTCGTCCCGGGCCGGGAAGCGGGCGGAGCGGCTGGATAACTTTGACTTTGAAGAGATGGCTCCCGATGGCGCAGGTGTGGTGCCCTTGCCGAGAGGATGACAGGGTGGCGGCCCAGAGTTTTGCAAAACTCTGGGAAAACTCTTGCAAGAGTTTTGGGGAATTCCTTGCAAGGAATTCCATGGCGCGGTCAGGGGCAGGAGAAGGTGTCGGTCAGGATTGCTTGGAGGGCGGTTGCGTCCTCGGCTTTGAAGGCATCGGGCTGATTGCTGTCGATATCGAGGACCGCGATGATGGTGCCGGAGGCGTCGCGGACCGGCAGGACGATTTCAGAACGGGTGGAGGAGGCGCAGGCGATGTGGCCTGGGAAAGCATCAACGTCTGCGACCAATTGCGTTTCACCGGTCCGGGCCGCCGCGCCGCAAACCCCCTTGGAGAACGGGATTTGCAGGCAGCCGTGACCACCTTGGTAAGGACCGATTTTGAGCAGGTTCGGTTCCGTGACACGGTAGAATCCGGTCCAATCGAAGCGGGGGTCTGCGTGGTGCAGCTCACACGCCACCGTGGCCATGAGGGCCACGGTGTCGGTTTCGCCTTCGGTGAGGGAGGCGATCGTTTTGGTAAGCGTTGCGTAGTCGGCCATGGTGGGATTCGATATTTGAGAAAAGGTGAAGGGTTAGTCGCGCTCGATTGCGATGGCGGTGCCTTCGCCGCCGCCGATGCAGATGGCGGCGATGCCTCGTTTCAGGTTACGTGCCTCCAGGGCGTGGAGCAGCGTGACGATGATCCGCGCGCCAGAGGCGCCGATGGGGTGGCCCAGGGCACAGGCGCCGCCGTTTACGTTTAGCTTTTCCCGAGGGACGTTCATTTCGTGCATGAAGGCCATAGGGACGACGGCAAAGGCTTCGTTCACTTCCCATAGGTCCACGTCCTCGGTTGTCCAGCCGATACGGTCGAGCAGTTGCTGAGTGGCCGGGACCGGGGCCGTTGGAAAGAGGGACGGCGCATGGGCATGGGAAGCGTGGCCAAGGATGCGAGCACGCACGGGCAGGCCTTGGGTCTTGGCCGCGGAGGCACGCGCCAGGGTGAGGGCAGCGGCGCCATCGGAGATCGAAGAGGAGTTGGCGGCAGTGACCGTACCACCTTCGCGGAAGGCCGGTTTGAGTTGGGGAATCTTGTCAGGCCGCGCATTGCCCGGCTGTTCATCTGTTGTGACCTCGGTCGCGCCTTTACGGGTCTTGATCGTGATCGGGGTGACCTCGTTGGCGAAGGCGCCAGAGTTCAGTGCGGCCAGCGCGTTTTCCAGGGAGCCGAGCGCGTAGGCGTCCTGGGCTTCACGGGTGAACTGGAATGCTTCCGCGCAATCTTCCGCGAAAGTCCCCATGAGGCGGCCTTTGTCGTAGGCGTCTTCGAGACCATCGAGGAACATATGATCCAGGGTCTTCTGATGGCCGATGCGCGCGCCGTTGCGCATGGAGGGCATCAAGTAAGGGGCGTTGGTCATGGATTCCATCCCGCCTGCCACGATCACATCCGCCTGCCCGAGGGCCAGCGCATCGTAGGCCATCATTGCCGCCTTCATGCCCGAGCCGCACATCTTGTTGAGGGTCGTCGCGGGGACGCTTTCGCCCAGTCCCGCGTGGAAACCTGCTTGCCGTGCGGGGGCCTGGCCCTGGCCTGCGGGAAGAACGCACCCCATCAGCAGCTCATCCACCTGTGCGCCTCCCAGCGCCGCTTTGATGGCCGCGCCGCCCAATTCGGCTGCGGTCACGGGTGAAAGTGCGCCTTGGAAACCGCCCATGGGCGTGCGTGCGGCTCCGGTAATGACAATCTGTTCCATCGTTCCTCCAAATCGCAGCGGTGCGAAAACGAAATAGTAAGACTTGTTGCCTAGGTTCGTAGCAAATGCCGAGCACGAGGAACATGCGATGAATTTGACCTACACCCAACACGACACCGTAGGTGTTGTTCACATCGCGGAGCAGCGCCTCGACGCGAGCATTGCGATTCAGTTCAAGGAAACTTTTCGGACGCTCACTGCCGCCGGGGGGGACGTGATTCTTGACCTGAGTGAAGTCGAGTTTCTGGATTCGAGCGGTCTTGGCGCCATCGTGGCCGTCTACAAGGCGTTGGGCTCGGGCCGGCACATGGCCCTTGCCGGTCTGCAATCGCCTGTTGAAAAGGTGATGCTGCTGACCCGGATGAATTCGGTGTTCCCGATCTTCGCCAGCCTGGATGCAGCACTGGCGGCGGCCGGACCCACTGCCGCAGAATAGTCTTGGAAGCTGTATCAGCCGCCGAATGCCCGAATCTTCCCACGGGGCACTGGGTTCGTCGCAATCAAGGACAGTCCGATGACACACACCAAAGCGCCTGACGTTTTTCACCGATTCCAATCGGGGACGGTGCAAGTGCGTCATGCTCTGGACCGTGCCAGAAATGACGTGCGCGCGGCAAAGGTTGATTCTGTGACTTGCGACACGTCTCAGATCATTCTGGGAGAGGTTCTTAATAACGTGGTCGAACACGCCTATGGGTTTGAGGAAGGCCACCCGATCGAGATGTCGATTTGGCTGCGCGACGACGGGCTTTGGTGTGAAATTCTGGATCACGGCGGCCCGATGCCCGACGGCGTGGCGCCCGCCGGACGACGTGCACAGTTCGTTCCCGAGAATCGGGACGATCTGCCCGAAGGGGGATTCGGTTGGGCGATGGTCCGTGAATTAACCCAAGACCTGAACTATCGGCGCGCAAACGATACTAATGAACTGGTTTTTTTGATCCCCCATACGCAACCTTGGCCGGGGACTGGCGGGACATAGGGGTGTAGCGCTGGCTTGGCCTGTCCGATCCCCTCTCGCATTGCGAAACTTGCGCGTAGATCGAACGCGCTGACCCTCATTTATTCACAGACACTTACCGGCCCCTCGCCGCAGAATTGCAAGAGCCGTAGAATGGCTTTGGCCGTCCACCGGCCAAAAACCTCTGAGCTTGCAAAGGCCCTCGCACATTTTCCACGGTGTCAGGCTTCTCCGCCACACAAGTGCCTCATTTTCTCCCAACCGACGCCCCGTTGGACTATCATATCTGTTCTTGTAGCTGCAGAGGCTTCCCTCGGTGCCGAGCATTAATGCCCCCACCCAGTGCGCGATGCCGAGGCCCTCTGCAGCCACATCCCCCCCTCCGCTGAAACGCCCCCTTGCCCCCCACGCCTGTCGGCTTAGGGTTCGGGGTTCCAACAACACGAGGGCCAAGATGCGCGACTTTCACCAACCCGGACGATCCGCCGTTTACGCCGACCAAGGCATGTGTGCCACGTCGCATCCCCTGGCCGCACAAGCTGCAATTTTCGTTCTGCAAAAGGGCGGTAACGCTGTGGATGCCGCGATTGCGGGCGCGGTGCTGCTTGGCATTTGCGAACCGCAAAGCACTGGCATCGGCGGTGATATGTTCGCGCTGGTGGCGCAACCGGACGGAGAGATCATTGGCCTCAACGGCTCGGGGCGTGCGGCTGCGGGGCTGGATGCAGACGCTATCCGCGCCCATCACGACACCATGCCGCTCTATGATATCAGCGCCGTCACCATCCCCGGCGCGGTAGATGGGTTCTGCCGCCTTCACGCCGATCACGGCCAGCTACCTTTGGCCGACGTTCTTGCCCCTGCCATCCATTAC
This window harbors:
- a CDS encoding heparinase II/III family protein produces the protein MQGFLWQPEVRFPGSAARGRQLMAGNFRLGGALIEAPDTSPWDIAAPNDDFEAALHGFYWLDDLAAVPDGAGRDTAQLWLSQWVERYGKGQGPGWSADLTGRRQIRWITHALFLMNGQRPPETKLFHRTLSRQTNFLAKRWHRASPGLPRFEALTGLIYSACALIGMETVLDPALQGLAQECATQVDAQGGIVTRNPEELLEVFVLLTWIAQILQETGKRADPAVDTAILRIAPTLRAMRHADGSLVRAHGGGRGAPGRLIGALVQSGVRPARIKGLAMGYARMASGRVTVIADAAPPMMGPGSTNAHAGTLAFEMASANHPVIVNAGSGAAFGADWRRAGRATVSHSTVSLEGYSSSRFAHKASDVPPERQGFAEGPTDVSIQVSEIAGGEGIVLSHDGWRRTHGLVHLRSLTLEDNGNLLRGEDGLAALDGDDRNRFTRVNRNLPSDVGLRFAARFHLHPDVVVELDMGGAAISLTLPTDEVWVFRHGGEAEMSIMPSIYFDDTRLRPRATKQIVLTSRVRGYGAAVSWSIARPSALLPAPDLSL
- the purH gene encoding bifunctional phosphoribosylaminoimidazolecarboxamide formyltransferase/IMP cyclohydrolase; its protein translation is MTNPAPLNRALLSVSDKTGLIEFASDLAARGVDLLSTGGTAKALREAGLPVRDVSEVTGFPEMMDGRVKTLHPMIHGGLLALRDNKDHQTAMQEHGIGAIDLLVVNLYPFEETVAKGADYDTCIENIDIGGPAMIRAAAKNHGAVTVLTSPAQYAGLLEELDAEKGTSFPFRQRMAQAAYARTAAYDAAVSSWMAGAAGIETPPHRAFAGTLAQEMRYGENPHQKAAFYHDGSARPGVATAAQHQGKALSYNNINDTDAAFELVSEFAPADGPAVAIIKHANPSGVARGATLVEAYRAAFDCDRTSAFGGIVALNQKLDAATAEEIVQIFTEVVIAPDADEDAKAIFAAKKNLRLLTTGGLPNPRAPMVAYKQVAGGLLVQDKDTGFVAADDLKVVTKRTPSDQEMTDLRFSWTVAKHTKSNAIIYAKGGATVGIGAGQMSRVDSSTIAALKAARMGTECGMADTPAKGSVVASDAFFPFADGLLAAAEAGATAVIQPGGSMRDDEVIAAADDAGLAMVFTGMRHFRH
- the lspA gene encoding signal peptidase II, with protein sequence MRLVILSAAFWFVIDQGSKYGVLYGLNLIERIHMEVFPPFLVFHLGWNTGINFGILAGGPEVTRYGLVVLALLICGWLLYWAKTGLTRPLALISAGAVIGGALGNALDRVIHGAVIDFLNMSCCGFQNPYTFNIADIGVVVGAIGLLLFADPAKKAA
- a CDS encoding DUF3035 domain-containing protein, translated to MAMRATLLVLMTATIGLTACSNGTPTLMNLRNTESGPDEFAIVPTNDLELPADRSTLPTPTLGGTNRADPTPEADAIAALGGNIARANANAGGLINHASRFGVAPDIRGTLAAEDLAFRQNNGGRVLERLFQNNVYFRAYRRQALDRYAELERLRRSGVQTPSAPPPGL
- a CDS encoding pitrilysin family protein, translated to MIRPHLAGLGLALGLTALPLAANAAGEVTEFTLDNGMQVVVIEDHRSAAVTHMVWYRAGSADEMPGQSGIAHFLEHLMFKATDDLESREFSRIVEENGGSDNAFTSWDYTAYHQHIAADRLGLMMMMEADRMRDLVFDEDEVATERQVILEERAQRTDTSPGALFNEQLSAATYLNHPYGRPIIGWRHEMEELSLQDARDWYGTHYHPNNAILVVAGDATPEEVRALAEEHYGPIPANPDIAAAESRERPTEPPHIAQRRVTYEDARVANPYVSIEYLAPERNAGDQEEAAALTLLAEILAGSGFTSVLPREMQLDDERSLFVGAYYSGTSLDETTFTLINMPLPGTSLEQAEADLLAEIEEFLEEGIDPAQFERIRFQIEASRIYEEDDASGLARAYGRALTSGLTVADVQAWPDVLAATTIEDVMDAAREIFGQDATTIGYLMQPPQDETATATEEASQ
- a CDS encoding pitrilysin family protein codes for the protein MSARLKLTRLTARIFAPLAVALAFAAPLHADIVDIQSVTSEGGIDAWLVEDTSIPFVALDLWFTGGGSIDAPDARGAVHLMTALLEEGAGDMDAATFAAELEGLAASFSFDVYRDELVISVQMLTQNRDEVLALLHDVLIAPRFDESAIERVRGQVLSILEGDANDPDTIAGAEFNALTFGDHPYGSRLEGTPESVASLTRDDLLAAHRSALVRDRVSVGVAGDMTAEDLGPILDTLLGDLPLTDVPLPEAAEVSDEGGITVVDFETPQSSVYFGHAGIARDDPDFFAAFVMNQVLGGGGYRSRLMEEVREQRGLTYGISTWLGLSRSAPMMQGGFSSSNALVAEAIDVVQAQWAEIAANGITEAELEAAQQYMTGAYPLRFDGNGTIAGILAAMQADNMPIDYIASRNDNVRAVTVEDIQRVAAELVDSDALRFVVVGQPEGLEASN